The sequence CATATGTATATATATCTGTTGCAGCTGAGGAAAATGGAATTATAAAAACAGGTTCAGAATTTAAAGTTGGAAGAGATTTTAATGAATTTAATTATAAAGAGATTTCTCATAGAGCAGCTTATAAAGCACTTTCTAAATTTAATTCAATTTCAGTTGATTTAAAAGAAAGTAGATGTGTTATAGAAAATCTTGCATTTACTTCTCTTTTAGAAAGTATAGCTGGAATTTTTTCTGCTGAAGCTGTTCAGAAAGGAGTTTCTCTTTTAAAAGGAAAGATAGGAGAAAAAATAGCAAGTGATAAAGTTTCCGTTATAGATAATCCACATCTTGAAAAAAGTGAAGGAGCAGCATCTTTTGATTCAGAAGGAGTTCCTACAAAATACAAAGAACTTATAAGCAATGGAGTTTTAAAAACATATTTATATAATCTGAAAACTGCTAAAAAAGATGGAGTTGAATCTACTGGAAATGCCAGCAAAGGAGGATATAAAGGCACAGTAGGAATTTCTTCATTTAATCTTTATGTACAAAATGGAGTAAAAAGTTTTGAAGAACTTTTAAAAGATGTAAATGAAGGTATTTTAATTACAGATTTTGCAGGACTTCACTCAGGTTTAAATTCAATTTCAGGAGATTTTTCTTTAGCTGCAGAAGGTTTTATAATTGAAAATGGTAAAAAAGGAAGAGCTCTTAATCAAATGACAGTGGCTGGAAACTTTTTTGAAGTTTTAAAGAATATTGAAGAAGTAGGAAATGATATAAGATTTTCACTGTCTAGTACAGGATCACCTTCAGTTATTATAAAAAATCTTTATTTTTCAGTTGATTAAAAACAAAAATGTGAGGAATATAACAATGAAAAAAATTTTCCCTGTAGTTCTCATTATAGGAATAATTATTATAGGAATTGTCTCAATATCTTTAGGAAGTGTTCATGTCCCTTTAGAGTATATTTTTTCTCCAGAAAAAGCTCCTGAATATATAAAAATTATTATTTTTAATATAAGGCTTCCTAGAATAATTATGGCCGTGTTAATAGGAATGATGCTTGCTTCAAGTGGTACTGTTGTTCAGACAGTGTTTCAAAATCCATTGGCAGATCCTTATATAATAGGAATATCAGCAAGTGCAACTTTTGGTGCAGTTATTGCCTATATATTTAAAATGCCAGATTTTATGTATGGAGTTTTAGCTTTTATGACTTCTCTTGTAAGTACTTTTATTATATTT is a genomic window of Fusobacterium perfoetens containing:
- a CDS encoding TldD/PmbA family protein, whose product is MDKNTFIDLVFKKAKQKNIEEFEIYFLSGTNTSLKVYNEKIDSFSDNQNQGISFRGKFKEKMGYSYTESFTEEDADFLIKEAEENASVIESDDEQIIYDGKGNYVSVETYDSSLENLEISKIEEFLINMEKEALQYDSRIKRVSTCVFGMGKSERIIKNSKGVDLRDRGNVAYVYISVAAEENGIIKTGSEFKVGRDFNEFNYKEISHRAAYKALSKFNSISVDLKESRCVIENLAFTSLLESIAGIFSAEAVQKGVSLLKGKIGEKIASDKVSVIDNPHLEKSEGAASFDSEGVPTKYKELISNGVLKTYLYNLKTAKKDGVESTGNASKGGYKGTVGISSFNLYVQNGVKSFEELLKDVNEGILITDFAGLHSGLNSISGDFSLAAEGFIIENGKKGRALNQMTVAGNFFEVLKNIEEVGNDIRFSLSSTGSPSVIIKNLYFSVD